A single window of Populus nigra chromosome 17, ddPopNigr1.1, whole genome shotgun sequence DNA harbors:
- the LOC133677196 gene encoding probable LRR receptor-like serine/threonine-protein kinase At1g53440 isoform X1 encodes MAKLYLKLFPKLVSSLAVLLLCQFGYVVCQSTGFSDSRLPADEEKALDDLLKTLEWGFHPNISHSACSSNFEYIKCNCNRTGCHVTRLTLPDQDLTGQINAEALASLVHLKAIDLSKNQLHGSIPLTLGNLSSLTRLDLSTNFLSGSIPLFLGNLSSLQYLRLSRNFLNSSIPSSLGNLSSLEYLSLSYNKLSSQIPKELGNLSNLLYMYLDFNELTGQLPPELGRLGSLGYLGLSSNNLNGQLPGNYSNFTKLQWFSVAGNRLTGQIPSFITKWTELNRLSLSGNDFEGEFPLESIFNLQYLRYLFVSDVNSSGFPFPKNANMKKIRYLMIRNCSISGEIPPYIGDWSRLTYLDLSFNNLTGGIPDSMKKLNLSKMFLTGNMLNGTVPSWLPDTIEDKADLSYNDFEIPRGDPKKGEGKLKISQPNRNSIRDLIKKCRRKRKYKSLYINCGGGETIVDGKVFEADRTTSNYNLAPRKNWAYSCSGDFGSKTYDSSDYIKNMECGDCDSAGTQLYNSSRLCPLSLTYYGFCLFKGNYTVKLYFAETVYQSDEDYSNLGKRVFDVFIQGKRVLKDFNIKEMASGTNKTWIGNFTAYVGDDYLLTIGFFWAGKGTFQEPSFSYAPAALSLKGPLVSGISVTANFKVGKGLSPSQIAGITVGSVFASLLLSAYMWKMGSLQQSDLDDITIEVQGDEKSFSLKQIIDATRKFSPKMEIGRGRFGIVYEAELPNEIKLAVKKISPRSKQQGKDELQREIFNLKSLHHENLVQLLDGYSNKDLHLLVNEYMQKGSLQRALFEPNSTTKLDWKARFELCLGIAKGLKYLHEDKRIVHGNIKPSNIMLDNSLTAKLSDFGLATLCDEEDPFMTIEAKGSRVYMAPEYSIGKAINTVKADVYSFGVVLLEIVSGTEIVSGTVSEEYTPNQEVEFLLDKAGVLHDKGRILDLVDQKLASSYDRKQALTVLHLAMKCVNLSPTLRPKMSEVVSVLEGEISPQQISEGNDTLSVNMGGLYGAFSRVLEMDPIS; translated from the exons ATGGCTAAGCTTTATCTTAAGCTCTTTCCTAAGCTTGTTTCCTCTCTTGCcgttcttcttctttgtcaatTTGGCTATGTAGTTTGTCAATCAACAGGTTTCTCGGACAGCCGGTTGCCTGCAGATGAAG AAAAGGCTTTGGATGACTTGTTGAAAACGTTAGAGTGGGGTTTTCATCCAAATATCTCACACTCGGCTTGTTCCTCTAATTTTGAATACATCAAATGCAATTGCAACAGAACAGGTTGTCATGTCACCCGCCT AACGCTCCCAGACCAGGACTTAACTGGACAAATAAATGCTGAAGCCTTGGCTAGTCTCGTTCACCTAAAAGCAAT TGATTTGTCCAAGAATCAACTTCATGGTAGCATCCCTCTCACCTTGGGGAACTTGAGTTCACTCACCCGTCT CGATCTCTCCACAAACTTTCTCAGTGGCTCCATACCTTTATTCTTGGGGAATTTATCGTCCCTTCAATATCT CCGTCTCTCAAGAAACTTCCTCAATAGTTCCATACCTTCATCTTTGGGGAATTTGTCGTCCCTCGAATATCT GAGTTTGTCGTATAATAAGTTATCAAGTCAAATCCCTAAAGAATTGGGCAACCTCTCTAATCTCCTATATAT GTACTTGGACTTCAATGAACTCACTGGTCAGCTTCCACCAGAACTTGGAAGATTGGGATCTCTTGGTTATTT AGGGTTGAGCTCCAACAATTTGAATGGACAACTGCCGGGAAATTATTCCAACTTTACAAAATTGCAGTGGTT TAGCGTAGCTGGGAACCGTTTGACCGGTCAAATACCAAGTTTCATTACGAAGTGGACTGAACTCAATAGGCT GTCCCTCTCCGGAAATGATTTTGAAGGAGAGTTTCCTcttgaaagtatttttaacttGCAATATCTCCGATACTT GTTTGTTAGTGATGTAAATAGCTCCGGTTTCCCTTTCCCAAAAAATGcaaatatgaagaaaataagataCCT GATGATAAGGAATTGCTCAATAAGTGGTGAAATCCCCCCGTATATTGGTGATTGGTCAAGGTTAACATACCT AGACTTGAGCTTTAACAACTTAACTGGTGGAATACCAGATTCCATGAAAAAGCTGAATTTAAGTAAGAT gtTTCTCACAGGAAATATGCTTAATGGCACAGTACCTTCCTGGCTTCCTGATACCATTGAAGACAAGGC GGACTTGTCAtataatgattttgaaattcCACGTGGTGATCCgaagaaaggagaaggaaagctgAAAAT CAGTCAACCAAACAG GAATTCTATAcgtgatttgataaaaaaatgtcGGCGAAAACGAAAGT ACAAATCCTTATATATAAATTGTGGAGGAGGAGAGACAATTGTTGATGGGAAAGTGTTTGAAGCAGACAGGACAACATCAAATTACAATTTAGCTCCAAGAAAAAATTGGGCTTATTCTTGTTCTGGAGACTTCGGATCGAAAACTTATGATTCCAGTGATTACATAAAAAACATGGAATGTGGAGATTGTGATTCTGCTGGGACACAGTTATACAATTCAAGTCGCCTCTGCCCTCTTTCTCTGACATACTATGGCTTCTGtttatttaaaggaaattaCACTGTGAAACTTTACTTCGCTGAAACTGTTTACCAAAGTGATGAAGATTATTCGAATTTAGGGAAACgtgtttttgatgtatttatacaG GGGAAGAGAGTACTAAAAGACTTCAACATAAAAGAAATGGCCAGCGGCACCAATAAGACATGGATTGGAAATTTCACAGCATATGTAGGAGATGATTATCTATTGACTATCGGTTTTTTCTGGGCTGGCAAAGGAACTTTCCAGGAGCCAAGTTTTTCCTATGCACCTGCTGCACTGTCTTTAAAGGGACCCCTTGTGTCAGGCATTTCCGTAACTGCAA ACTTCAAAGTTGGCAAGGGACtatctccttcacaaattgctGGGATTACTGTAGGTTCAGTATTTGCTTCTCTACTTCTGTCGGCTTACATGTGGAAAATGGGCTCTCTGCAGCAAAGCGATTTGGATG ATATAACTATAGAGGTCCAAGGTGATGAAAAATCTTTCTCCCTCAAACAAATAATCGATGCTACTCGAAAATTTAGCCCCAAAATGGAGATTGGCAGGGGACGCTTTGGAATAGTATACGAg GCTGAATTGCCGAACGAGATAAAATTAGCAGTGAAGAAGATTTCTCCTCGTTCAAAGCAACAAGGAAAAGATGAATTACAAAGGGAAATCTTCAACCTGAAATCTTTGCATCATGAGAATCTTGTTCAATTGTTGGATGGCTATTCTAATAAAGACCTGCATCTGCTAGTAAATGAATATATGCAGAAAGGTTCCCTTCAACGTGCGTTGTTCG AACCAAATTCCACGACAAAACTTGATTGGAAAGCTAGATTTGAACTCTGTCTGGGAATAGCGAAAGGTTTGAAGTATTTGCATGAAGATAAAAGGATTGTTCATGGAAACATAAAGCCTAGTAATATTATGCTTGATAACTCTCTTACGGCCAAGTTGTCTGACTTTGGATTGGCAACGCTTTGTGATGAGGAAGATCCATTTATGACCATCGAAGCAAAAGGGTCGCG AGTTTATATGGCACCTGAGTATTCAATAGGAAAAGCAATAAATACTGTTAAAGCTGATGTTTACAGTTTCGGAGTTGTCCTACTCGAAATAGTTAGCGGAACAGAAATAGTTAGCGGAACAGTTAGTGAAGAATACACACCCAACCAAGAAGTTGAGTTTCTTCTGGATAAA GCTGGTGTTTTGCACGATAAGGGAAGAATCCTTGACTTGGTGGACCAGAAATTAGCATCCAGTTACGACAGAAAGCAAGCTCTCACTGTTTTGCACTTGGCAATGAAGTGCGTTAATTTGTCTCCTACTCTCAGGCCTAAAATGTCCGAAGTCGTCAGTGTACTTGAAGGTGAGATAAGTCCTCAACAGATTTCCGAAGGCAATGATACTCTATCAGTAAATATGGGAGGACTGTATGGTGCGTTTTCCAGGGTGTTGGAAATGGATCCAATTTCTTAG
- the LOC133677196 gene encoding probable LRR receptor-like serine/threonine-protein kinase At1g53440 isoform X2: MAKLYLKLFPKLVSSLAVLLLCQFGYVVCQSTGFSDSRLPADEEKALDDLLKTLEWGFHPNISHSACSSNFEYIKCNCNRTGCHVTRLTLPDQDLTGQINAEALASLVHLKAIDLSKNQLHGSIPLTLGNLSSLTRLDLSTNFLSGSIPLFLGNLSSLQYLRLSRNFLNSSIPSSLGNLSSLEYLSLSYNKLSSQIPKELGNLSNLLYMYLDFNELTGQLPPELGRLGSLGYLGLSSNNLNGQLPGNYSNFTKLQWFSVAGNRLTGQIPSFITKWTELNRLSLSGNDFEGEFPLESIFNLQYLRYLFVSDVNSSGFPFPKNANMKKIRYLMIRNCSISGEIPPYIGDWSRLTYLDLSFNNLTGGIPDSMKKLNLSKMFLTGNMLNGTVPSWLPDTIEDKADLSYNDFEIPRGDPKKGEGKLKIQPNRNSIRDLIKKCRRKRKYKSLYINCGGGETIVDGKVFEADRTTSNYNLAPRKNWAYSCSGDFGSKTYDSSDYIKNMECGDCDSAGTQLYNSSRLCPLSLTYYGFCLFKGNYTVKLYFAETVYQSDEDYSNLGKRVFDVFIQGKRVLKDFNIKEMASGTNKTWIGNFTAYVGDDYLLTIGFFWAGKGTFQEPSFSYAPAALSLKGPLVSGISVTANFKVGKGLSPSQIAGITVGSVFASLLLSAYMWKMGSLQQSDLDDITIEVQGDEKSFSLKQIIDATRKFSPKMEIGRGRFGIVYEAELPNEIKLAVKKISPRSKQQGKDELQREIFNLKSLHHENLVQLLDGYSNKDLHLLVNEYMQKGSLQRALFEPNSTTKLDWKARFELCLGIAKGLKYLHEDKRIVHGNIKPSNIMLDNSLTAKLSDFGLATLCDEEDPFMTIEAKGSRVYMAPEYSIGKAINTVKADVYSFGVVLLEIVSGTEIVSGTVSEEYTPNQEVEFLLDKAGVLHDKGRILDLVDQKLASSYDRKQALTVLHLAMKCVNLSPTLRPKMSEVVSVLEGEISPQQISEGNDTLSVNMGGLYGAFSRVLEMDPIS, translated from the exons ATGGCTAAGCTTTATCTTAAGCTCTTTCCTAAGCTTGTTTCCTCTCTTGCcgttcttcttctttgtcaatTTGGCTATGTAGTTTGTCAATCAACAGGTTTCTCGGACAGCCGGTTGCCTGCAGATGAAG AAAAGGCTTTGGATGACTTGTTGAAAACGTTAGAGTGGGGTTTTCATCCAAATATCTCACACTCGGCTTGTTCCTCTAATTTTGAATACATCAAATGCAATTGCAACAGAACAGGTTGTCATGTCACCCGCCT AACGCTCCCAGACCAGGACTTAACTGGACAAATAAATGCTGAAGCCTTGGCTAGTCTCGTTCACCTAAAAGCAAT TGATTTGTCCAAGAATCAACTTCATGGTAGCATCCCTCTCACCTTGGGGAACTTGAGTTCACTCACCCGTCT CGATCTCTCCACAAACTTTCTCAGTGGCTCCATACCTTTATTCTTGGGGAATTTATCGTCCCTTCAATATCT CCGTCTCTCAAGAAACTTCCTCAATAGTTCCATACCTTCATCTTTGGGGAATTTGTCGTCCCTCGAATATCT GAGTTTGTCGTATAATAAGTTATCAAGTCAAATCCCTAAAGAATTGGGCAACCTCTCTAATCTCCTATATAT GTACTTGGACTTCAATGAACTCACTGGTCAGCTTCCACCAGAACTTGGAAGATTGGGATCTCTTGGTTATTT AGGGTTGAGCTCCAACAATTTGAATGGACAACTGCCGGGAAATTATTCCAACTTTACAAAATTGCAGTGGTT TAGCGTAGCTGGGAACCGTTTGACCGGTCAAATACCAAGTTTCATTACGAAGTGGACTGAACTCAATAGGCT GTCCCTCTCCGGAAATGATTTTGAAGGAGAGTTTCCTcttgaaagtatttttaacttGCAATATCTCCGATACTT GTTTGTTAGTGATGTAAATAGCTCCGGTTTCCCTTTCCCAAAAAATGcaaatatgaagaaaataagataCCT GATGATAAGGAATTGCTCAATAAGTGGTGAAATCCCCCCGTATATTGGTGATTGGTCAAGGTTAACATACCT AGACTTGAGCTTTAACAACTTAACTGGTGGAATACCAGATTCCATGAAAAAGCTGAATTTAAGTAAGAT gtTTCTCACAGGAAATATGCTTAATGGCACAGTACCTTCCTGGCTTCCTGATACCATTGAAGACAAGGC GGACTTGTCAtataatgattttgaaattcCACGTGGTGATCCgaagaaaggagaaggaaagctgAAAAT TCAACCAAACAG GAATTCTATAcgtgatttgataaaaaaatgtcGGCGAAAACGAAAGT ACAAATCCTTATATATAAATTGTGGAGGAGGAGAGACAATTGTTGATGGGAAAGTGTTTGAAGCAGACAGGACAACATCAAATTACAATTTAGCTCCAAGAAAAAATTGGGCTTATTCTTGTTCTGGAGACTTCGGATCGAAAACTTATGATTCCAGTGATTACATAAAAAACATGGAATGTGGAGATTGTGATTCTGCTGGGACACAGTTATACAATTCAAGTCGCCTCTGCCCTCTTTCTCTGACATACTATGGCTTCTGtttatttaaaggaaattaCACTGTGAAACTTTACTTCGCTGAAACTGTTTACCAAAGTGATGAAGATTATTCGAATTTAGGGAAACgtgtttttgatgtatttatacaG GGGAAGAGAGTACTAAAAGACTTCAACATAAAAGAAATGGCCAGCGGCACCAATAAGACATGGATTGGAAATTTCACAGCATATGTAGGAGATGATTATCTATTGACTATCGGTTTTTTCTGGGCTGGCAAAGGAACTTTCCAGGAGCCAAGTTTTTCCTATGCACCTGCTGCACTGTCTTTAAAGGGACCCCTTGTGTCAGGCATTTCCGTAACTGCAA ACTTCAAAGTTGGCAAGGGACtatctccttcacaaattgctGGGATTACTGTAGGTTCAGTATTTGCTTCTCTACTTCTGTCGGCTTACATGTGGAAAATGGGCTCTCTGCAGCAAAGCGATTTGGATG ATATAACTATAGAGGTCCAAGGTGATGAAAAATCTTTCTCCCTCAAACAAATAATCGATGCTACTCGAAAATTTAGCCCCAAAATGGAGATTGGCAGGGGACGCTTTGGAATAGTATACGAg GCTGAATTGCCGAACGAGATAAAATTAGCAGTGAAGAAGATTTCTCCTCGTTCAAAGCAACAAGGAAAAGATGAATTACAAAGGGAAATCTTCAACCTGAAATCTTTGCATCATGAGAATCTTGTTCAATTGTTGGATGGCTATTCTAATAAAGACCTGCATCTGCTAGTAAATGAATATATGCAGAAAGGTTCCCTTCAACGTGCGTTGTTCG AACCAAATTCCACGACAAAACTTGATTGGAAAGCTAGATTTGAACTCTGTCTGGGAATAGCGAAAGGTTTGAAGTATTTGCATGAAGATAAAAGGATTGTTCATGGAAACATAAAGCCTAGTAATATTATGCTTGATAACTCTCTTACGGCCAAGTTGTCTGACTTTGGATTGGCAACGCTTTGTGATGAGGAAGATCCATTTATGACCATCGAAGCAAAAGGGTCGCG AGTTTATATGGCACCTGAGTATTCAATAGGAAAAGCAATAAATACTGTTAAAGCTGATGTTTACAGTTTCGGAGTTGTCCTACTCGAAATAGTTAGCGGAACAGAAATAGTTAGCGGAACAGTTAGTGAAGAATACACACCCAACCAAGAAGTTGAGTTTCTTCTGGATAAA GCTGGTGTTTTGCACGATAAGGGAAGAATCCTTGACTTGGTGGACCAGAAATTAGCATCCAGTTACGACAGAAAGCAAGCTCTCACTGTTTTGCACTTGGCAATGAAGTGCGTTAATTTGTCTCCTACTCTCAGGCCTAAAATGTCCGAAGTCGTCAGTGTACTTGAAGGTGAGATAAGTCCTCAACAGATTTCCGAAGGCAATGATACTCTATCAGTAAATATGGGAGGACTGTATGGTGCGTTTTCCAGGGTGTTGGAAATGGATCCAATTTCTTAG
- the LOC133677196 gene encoding probable LRR receptor-like serine/threonine-protein kinase At1g53430 isoform X4 — protein sequence MAKLYLKLFPKLVSSLAVLLLCQFGYVVCQSTGFSDSRLPADEEKALDDLLKTLEWGFHPNISHSACSSNFEYIKCNCNRTGCHVTRLTLPDQDLTGQINAEALASLVHLKAIDLSKNQLHGSIPLTLGNLSSLTRLDLSTNFLSGSIPLFLGNLSSLQYLYLDFNELTGQLPPELGRLGSLGYLGLSSNNLNGQLPGNYSNFTKLQWFSVAGNRLTGQIPSFITKWTELNRLSLSGNDFEGEFPLESIFNLQYLRYLFVSDVNSSGFPFPKNANMKKIRYLMIRNCSISGEIPPYIGDWSRLTYLDLSFNNLTGGIPDSMKKLNLSKMFLTGNMLNGTVPSWLPDTIEDKADLSYNDFEIPRGDPKKGEGKLKISQPNRNSIRDLIKKCRRKRKYKSLYINCGGGETIVDGKVFEADRTTSNYNLAPRKNWAYSCSGDFGSKTYDSSDYIKNMECGDCDSAGTQLYNSSRLCPLSLTYYGFCLFKGNYTVKLYFAETVYQSDEDYSNLGKRVFDVFIQGKRVLKDFNIKEMASGTNKTWIGNFTAYVGDDYLLTIGFFWAGKGTFQEPSFSYAPAALSLKGPLVSGISVTANFKVGKGLSPSQIAGITVGSVFASLLLSAYMWKMGSLQQSDLDDITIEVQGDEKSFSLKQIIDATRKFSPKMEIGRGRFGIVYEAELPNEIKLAVKKISPRSKQQGKDELQREIFNLKSLHHENLVQLLDGYSNKDLHLLVNEYMQKGSLQRALFEPNSTTKLDWKARFELCLGIAKGLKYLHEDKRIVHGNIKPSNIMLDNSLTAKLSDFGLATLCDEEDPFMTIEAKGSRVYMAPEYSIGKAINTVKADVYSFGVVLLEIVSGTEIVSGTVSEEYTPNQEVEFLLDKAGVLHDKGRILDLVDQKLASSYDRKQALTVLHLAMKCVNLSPTLRPKMSEVVSVLEGEISPQQISEGNDTLSVNMGGLYGAFSRVLEMDPIS from the exons ATGGCTAAGCTTTATCTTAAGCTCTTTCCTAAGCTTGTTTCCTCTCTTGCcgttcttcttctttgtcaatTTGGCTATGTAGTTTGTCAATCAACAGGTTTCTCGGACAGCCGGTTGCCTGCAGATGAAG AAAAGGCTTTGGATGACTTGTTGAAAACGTTAGAGTGGGGTTTTCATCCAAATATCTCACACTCGGCTTGTTCCTCTAATTTTGAATACATCAAATGCAATTGCAACAGAACAGGTTGTCATGTCACCCGCCT AACGCTCCCAGACCAGGACTTAACTGGACAAATAAATGCTGAAGCCTTGGCTAGTCTCGTTCACCTAAAAGCAAT TGATTTGTCCAAGAATCAACTTCATGGTAGCATCCCTCTCACCTTGGGGAACTTGAGTTCACTCACCCGTCT CGATCTCTCCACAAACTTTCTCAGTGGCTCCATACCTTTATTCTTGGGGAATTTATCGTCCCTTCAATATCT GTACTTGGACTTCAATGAACTCACTGGTCAGCTTCCACCAGAACTTGGAAGATTGGGATCTCTTGGTTATTT AGGGTTGAGCTCCAACAATTTGAATGGACAACTGCCGGGAAATTATTCCAACTTTACAAAATTGCAGTGGTT TAGCGTAGCTGGGAACCGTTTGACCGGTCAAATACCAAGTTTCATTACGAAGTGGACTGAACTCAATAGGCT GTCCCTCTCCGGAAATGATTTTGAAGGAGAGTTTCCTcttgaaagtatttttaacttGCAATATCTCCGATACTT GTTTGTTAGTGATGTAAATAGCTCCGGTTTCCCTTTCCCAAAAAATGcaaatatgaagaaaataagataCCT GATGATAAGGAATTGCTCAATAAGTGGTGAAATCCCCCCGTATATTGGTGATTGGTCAAGGTTAACATACCT AGACTTGAGCTTTAACAACTTAACTGGTGGAATACCAGATTCCATGAAAAAGCTGAATTTAAGTAAGAT gtTTCTCACAGGAAATATGCTTAATGGCACAGTACCTTCCTGGCTTCCTGATACCATTGAAGACAAGGC GGACTTGTCAtataatgattttgaaattcCACGTGGTGATCCgaagaaaggagaaggaaagctgAAAAT CAGTCAACCAAACAG GAATTCTATAcgtgatttgataaaaaaatgtcGGCGAAAACGAAAGT ACAAATCCTTATATATAAATTGTGGAGGAGGAGAGACAATTGTTGATGGGAAAGTGTTTGAAGCAGACAGGACAACATCAAATTACAATTTAGCTCCAAGAAAAAATTGGGCTTATTCTTGTTCTGGAGACTTCGGATCGAAAACTTATGATTCCAGTGATTACATAAAAAACATGGAATGTGGAGATTGTGATTCTGCTGGGACACAGTTATACAATTCAAGTCGCCTCTGCCCTCTTTCTCTGACATACTATGGCTTCTGtttatttaaaggaaattaCACTGTGAAACTTTACTTCGCTGAAACTGTTTACCAAAGTGATGAAGATTATTCGAATTTAGGGAAACgtgtttttgatgtatttatacaG GGGAAGAGAGTACTAAAAGACTTCAACATAAAAGAAATGGCCAGCGGCACCAATAAGACATGGATTGGAAATTTCACAGCATATGTAGGAGATGATTATCTATTGACTATCGGTTTTTTCTGGGCTGGCAAAGGAACTTTCCAGGAGCCAAGTTTTTCCTATGCACCTGCTGCACTGTCTTTAAAGGGACCCCTTGTGTCAGGCATTTCCGTAACTGCAA ACTTCAAAGTTGGCAAGGGACtatctccttcacaaattgctGGGATTACTGTAGGTTCAGTATTTGCTTCTCTACTTCTGTCGGCTTACATGTGGAAAATGGGCTCTCTGCAGCAAAGCGATTTGGATG ATATAACTATAGAGGTCCAAGGTGATGAAAAATCTTTCTCCCTCAAACAAATAATCGATGCTACTCGAAAATTTAGCCCCAAAATGGAGATTGGCAGGGGACGCTTTGGAATAGTATACGAg GCTGAATTGCCGAACGAGATAAAATTAGCAGTGAAGAAGATTTCTCCTCGTTCAAAGCAACAAGGAAAAGATGAATTACAAAGGGAAATCTTCAACCTGAAATCTTTGCATCATGAGAATCTTGTTCAATTGTTGGATGGCTATTCTAATAAAGACCTGCATCTGCTAGTAAATGAATATATGCAGAAAGGTTCCCTTCAACGTGCGTTGTTCG AACCAAATTCCACGACAAAACTTGATTGGAAAGCTAGATTTGAACTCTGTCTGGGAATAGCGAAAGGTTTGAAGTATTTGCATGAAGATAAAAGGATTGTTCATGGAAACATAAAGCCTAGTAATATTATGCTTGATAACTCTCTTACGGCCAAGTTGTCTGACTTTGGATTGGCAACGCTTTGTGATGAGGAAGATCCATTTATGACCATCGAAGCAAAAGGGTCGCG AGTTTATATGGCACCTGAGTATTCAATAGGAAAAGCAATAAATACTGTTAAAGCTGATGTTTACAGTTTCGGAGTTGTCCTACTCGAAATAGTTAGCGGAACAGAAATAGTTAGCGGAACAGTTAGTGAAGAATACACACCCAACCAAGAAGTTGAGTTTCTTCTGGATAAA GCTGGTGTTTTGCACGATAAGGGAAGAATCCTTGACTTGGTGGACCAGAAATTAGCATCCAGTTACGACAGAAAGCAAGCTCTCACTGTTTTGCACTTGGCAATGAAGTGCGTTAATTTGTCTCCTACTCTCAGGCCTAAAATGTCCGAAGTCGTCAGTGTACTTGAAGGTGAGATAAGTCCTCAACAGATTTCCGAAGGCAATGATACTCTATCAGTAAATATGGGAGGACTGTATGGTGCGTTTTCCAGGGTGTTGGAAATGGATCCAATTTCTTAG